The Verrucomicrobium spinosum DSM 4136 = JCM 18804 genome includes a region encoding these proteins:
- a CDS encoding BlaI/MecI/CopY family transcriptional regulator: MKRKLHELSRRERQIMELILVKGSASAAEVEAGIPDAPSYSAIRALLRILEEKGHLKHREEGGRYVYEPVEAPQTASRSALQQVVKTFFGGSLADAVAAFVDDKDGSLSSNELKRLEDIIKKAGKPDAGPRAS, translated from the coding sequence ATGAAGCGAAAATTGCATGAGCTCAGCCGGCGCGAGCGGCAGATCATGGAACTCATATTGGTCAAAGGCTCCGCCTCGGCGGCCGAAGTGGAAGCAGGGATTCCCGATGCACCGAGCTACTCCGCCATCCGCGCCCTGCTGCGCATTCTGGAGGAGAAGGGCCATCTCAAGCATCGGGAGGAAGGCGGACGTTATGTGTACGAACCGGTCGAGGCCCCGCAGACGGCGAGCCGCTCGGCACTCCAGCAGGTGGTGAAGACATTCTTCGGTGGGTCCCTGGCCGATGCGGTTGCCGCCTTCGTCGATGACAAGGACGGCAGCCTCTCCAGCAATGAGTTGAAACGACTGGAGGACATCATCAAAAAAGCGGGGAAGCCGGACGCTGGGCCGCGGGCATCTTGA
- a CDS encoding M56 family metallopeptidase → MNAITLLMIDLGLRSSAILIVVFALFAAFRRASAGTRSAAWRVGFLLLALLPLTYYFEPPWCLTVAEMAPPPSREQSIFNTPAELDAANNLYGGRSMMETLEESRPGVTWIVIWMAGAGVLLMRRFISGRQLRKLARQTTHLTPKSRQGRMCKHLATSLGISRRVRLRHGPTLAVPVTWGIRRPVIALPTSSSDWAEVRLEAALLHELGHIRNRDAFSRLLATVVQAFYWPNPLVWIAARAWRTAQEQACDDHVLLKGTPADTYAHQLVEAARTLAVARQRLGTALALARPSTLEQRITAILNPRVNHQPVSRSTWFKISTGGVLCLTLLTMVQIRGLAAPAEDFSKGNPTEIHDLAERTVLPELKLRMATLQEAVSAIRLKIVEASPEKRPLKITVTHLSERERQTRMSVDFIQIPLHEALNYITQLAGVKFSYVENEVLIEGTEPASD, encoded by the coding sequence ATGAACGCTATCACCCTCCTCATGATTGACCTTGGGCTGCGCAGCAGTGCCATATTGATTGTCGTGTTTGCTTTGTTCGCTGCCTTTCGCCGTGCTTCCGCAGGCACGCGCAGTGCCGCATGGCGGGTGGGATTCCTGCTTCTGGCCCTGCTTCCCCTGACTTATTACTTCGAACCTCCATGGTGTCTGACCGTGGCTGAAATGGCTCCGCCTCCGTCTCGAGAACAGTCGATCTTCAACACACCGGCGGAGTTGGACGCGGCGAACAACCTCTATGGAGGGCGTTCCATGATGGAGACCCTGGAAGAATCCAGGCCCGGGGTCACGTGGATCGTCATCTGGATGGCCGGTGCCGGGGTCTTGCTGATGCGTCGTTTCATCTCCGGCCGGCAGTTGAGAAAGCTGGCGCGACAAACCACGCATCTCACGCCCAAGTCGCGGCAAGGACGCATGTGCAAGCACCTGGCCACCTCCCTCGGCATCTCACGTCGTGTCCGCCTGCGCCATGGTCCCACCTTGGCTGTGCCCGTCACATGGGGCATTCGCAGGCCCGTGATTGCGCTGCCGACCTCCTCGTCCGACTGGGCTGAGGTTCGGCTTGAGGCCGCCCTGCTGCACGAACTGGGGCACATCCGAAACCGCGATGCCTTTTCCCGTCTCCTCGCCACAGTGGTGCAGGCATTCTACTGGCCCAATCCTCTGGTATGGATCGCCGCCAGGGCGTGGCGTACCGCCCAGGAACAGGCCTGTGATGATCACGTTCTCCTCAAAGGCACCCCCGCCGACACTTATGCCCACCAACTGGTGGAAGCCGCACGCACCTTGGCCGTGGCACGTCAGCGCCTGGGCACCGCGCTGGCCTTGGCACGCCCTTCCACTCTGGAGCAACGCATCACTGCCATCCTGAATCCCCGGGTAAACCACCAACCCGTGAGCCGCAGCACCTGGTTCAAGATCTCCACAGGGGGAGTTCTGTGCCTGACGCTCCTGACCATGGTGCAGATTCGCGGACTTGCGGCACCAGCGGAAGACTTCAGCAAAGGCAATCCCACAGAAATACACGATCTGGCAGAACGCACGGTGCTCCCGGAGCTGAAACTCCGCATGGCGACCCTGCAGGAAGCGGTCTCCGCCATACGCCTCAAGATCGTTGAGGCATCACCGGAGAAGAGGCCGCTCAAGATAACGGTGACGCACCTGTCCGAGCGCGAGAGACAAACCAGGATGTCGGTAGATTTCATACAAATCCCCCTGCATGAAGCACTGAACTACATCACCCAACTGGCAGGGGTAAAGTTCAGCTACGTGGAGAACGAGGTGCTGATTGAAGGGACCGAACCTGCCAGCGATTGA
- a CDS encoding phosphate ABC transporter substrate-binding protein, with amino-acid sequence MPPPSPSSPRTCFRPILALVLAGLAIQGHADPPPPALQGLWLMGQSLCEGSESLPLVTTTPSPWGNWMFQRGVRTWASGSWAARPEGRPAGDFVLVPLRASMNGGTGETIANGLADHLKATLPGAASQPGQDPHYLVAYAGQGGRGIEELSIADQSADPRTPQVKQHGGGYYATSLDDARRAVVQAKARGQDFAITALVWMQGEANGGPTGGVVPCRWEAELPAPKGQEWYRDRLVSYRKQWSDDLRAITGQAGEIPLFTYQTLGAAGHAQLMAADLEPHLYMVGPHYMVPSAINSRYANRHGDGIHLAADGERWYGEQIAKVVRRVLIEKEDWQPLRPKRAALEEGRTSVRVEFTVPRPPLVLDETCLPRQQSTAGKPGTFSSLAGFQLRNQSGAVIALEAAKLSSATQVRLKLAAPLPPGDQIKVSYGVPYFGAVGRITAVRLIPTVEGQPATTELVVAPEGSLISLRLAEGTCYIANQAPAAAATRAPIRDLREEDGKIVIRIENRELRNQVPFLEGQTLVAHRAFSYGNLRDSDPEKAVYAFGDRGYGTRAGQPYPLWNWCVLFNSFLVDELSP; translated from the coding sequence ATGCCCCCGCCTTCTCCTTCTTCTCCTCGAACTTGCTTTCGGCCGATCCTTGCCCTGGTGTTGGCTGGACTTGCGATCCAAGGTCATGCTGATCCTCCTCCACCCGCGCTACAGGGCCTGTGGCTCATGGGGCAGTCATTGTGCGAGGGCTCAGAGTCCCTGCCCCTGGTCACCACCACCCCGTCTCCATGGGGAAACTGGATGTTTCAGCGGGGAGTGCGTACATGGGCGTCCGGATCGTGGGCGGCCAGGCCTGAGGGGCGTCCGGCGGGGGACTTTGTTCTGGTGCCCCTGCGGGCATCCATGAACGGAGGCACTGGTGAAACCATCGCCAATGGCCTGGCAGATCACTTGAAGGCAACGCTTCCTGGAGCGGCCTCCCAGCCGGGGCAGGACCCTCATTATCTGGTGGCGTATGCCGGCCAGGGCGGCCGGGGGATTGAGGAATTGTCTATCGCGGATCAGTCGGCAGATCCCCGCACGCCGCAGGTCAAACAGCACGGTGGCGGCTACTACGCCACCAGTCTGGACGATGCTCGACGAGCGGTGGTCCAGGCCAAAGCCCGGGGCCAGGACTTTGCCATCACTGCCTTGGTCTGGATGCAGGGGGAGGCCAATGGCGGTCCCACCGGCGGGGTCGTGCCCTGCCGCTGGGAGGCAGAGCTGCCGGCTCCGAAGGGACAGGAATGGTATCGCGACCGGCTGGTGAGTTATCGGAAACAATGGTCGGACGATCTCCGGGCCATCACCGGTCAGGCCGGGGAGATTCCCCTGTTCACTTACCAGACGCTGGGGGCTGCTGGGCACGCCCAGTTGATGGCCGCCGACCTGGAGCCGCATCTGTACATGGTGGGGCCTCATTACATGGTGCCCAGTGCCATCAACAGCCGCTATGCCAACCGTCATGGAGATGGCATCCACCTCGCGGCAGACGGGGAGCGCTGGTACGGAGAGCAGATCGCCAAGGTGGTGCGCCGTGTCTTGATTGAGAAGGAAGACTGGCAACCGCTGCGTCCCAAGCGGGCAGCGCTGGAGGAGGGGCGCACCAGCGTGCGGGTGGAGTTCACAGTGCCGCGCCCGCCGCTGGTGCTGGATGAGACCTGTCTGCCACGGCAGCAATCGACCGCTGGAAAGCCGGGCACGTTTAGTTCACTGGCGGGCTTCCAGCTTCGCAACCAATCGGGGGCGGTCATTGCACTTGAGGCCGCAAAATTGTCATCCGCTACGCAAGTCCGGCTCAAGTTGGCGGCTCCGTTGCCTCCGGGCGACCAGATCAAGGTCAGCTACGGCGTCCCCTATTTTGGAGCGGTCGGCCGCATCACGGCCGTGCGATTGATTCCGACGGTGGAAGGGCAGCCTGCTACCACGGAACTGGTGGTAGCTCCGGAGGGCTCATTGATCTCGCTGAGGTTGGCCGAAGGCACCTGTTACATCGCGAACCAAGCCCCGGCCGCCGCCGCCACCCGGGCTCCCATCCGGGATCTTCGGGAGGAGGATGGGAAGATCGTGATCCGGATTGAGAACCGTGAACTTCGCAACCAGGTGCCTTTTCTTGAAGGGCAGACGCTGGTGGCCCACCGTGCGTTTTCTTACGGCAACCTGCGGGATTCCGATCCCGAGAAGGCGGTCTATGCCTTCGGGGATCGGGGGTATGGGACGCGTGCCGGACAGCCCTATCCCCTGTGGAACTGGTGTGTGCTGTTCAACTCGTTCCTGGTGGATGAGTTGTCACCGTGA
- a CDS encoding L-lactate permease: MPWLQNYDPFGNPSLSTLVAAIPVGVLLGLIASGKLRIHLAAVVALIVALIVAVAGFHMPLPAAAAAAGYGAAFGLLPVGWMILNLIFLYQMTVEKGWFDELRNLFTRIAPDPGIQLILVAFCFGAFFEGIAGFGAPVAVTSALLIQLGFRPLEACVLSLIANTAPVAFGSLGIPIITLNKVTGLGELTLSQMAGRQLPFFSAIIPAWIIAVHGGRPALRRAWPAALTAGVSFAFMQFIMSNYHGPMLVDIVSAIFAMGAMAVLLRFWQPAEAPTSAHVQSVADTGARLRKRAWMPWLILTGMVFVWSQPGIKDSLDAVFSRDLPVPGLHNEILRVPPVVPETPVAKPEAALFKLNALSTTGTAILLAALVSGLVMGFSPLRMLQIWLRTIIKIRLSLITIACMLALGFVTKYSGADATLGLALAKTGWLYPFFGTLLGWLGVALTGSDTASNVLFGSLQTITAQQVGVSPVLMASANSVGGVMGKMVDAQSIVVASTAAQVFGQEGAILRRVFWHSLVLASLVGVLVFLQAYVWPFTQMVVK, encoded by the coding sequence ATGCCCTGGCTTCAGAATTACGACCCCTTTGGCAACCCCTCCCTCTCCACCCTGGTCGCCGCCATCCCCGTGGGGGTCCTGCTCGGGCTGATCGCCTCCGGGAAACTTCGCATCCACCTCGCGGCGGTCGTGGCCCTCATCGTGGCATTGATCGTGGCCGTGGCCGGATTTCACATGCCTCTGCCCGCCGCCGCCGCCGCCGCGGGCTATGGGGCGGCCTTTGGCCTGCTGCCCGTGGGATGGATGATCCTGAACCTGATCTTCCTGTACCAGATGACGGTGGAGAAGGGCTGGTTCGATGAACTACGCAACCTCTTCACCCGCATCGCGCCAGACCCCGGCATCCAGCTCATCCTGGTGGCTTTTTGCTTTGGGGCCTTCTTTGAGGGCATAGCGGGCTTTGGTGCACCCGTCGCCGTGACCTCGGCCCTGCTCATCCAGTTGGGATTCCGGCCTCTGGAGGCCTGCGTGCTTTCCTTGATCGCCAACACTGCCCCGGTCGCCTTTGGCTCACTGGGCATTCCGATCATCACGCTGAACAAGGTCACAGGCCTGGGTGAACTCACGCTTTCGCAGATGGCAGGGCGGCAGCTGCCTTTTTTCTCAGCGATCATCCCGGCGTGGATCATCGCCGTGCATGGGGGACGGCCAGCGCTGCGACGCGCCTGGCCAGCGGCGCTGACTGCCGGGGTCTCGTTCGCCTTCATGCAGTTCATCATGTCCAACTATCACGGTCCCATGCTGGTGGACATTGTGTCGGCGATCTTTGCCATGGGAGCCATGGCCGTGCTGCTGCGCTTCTGGCAGCCCGCCGAAGCTCCCACCAGCGCGCATGTGCAGAGCGTGGCCGATACCGGTGCCCGCCTGCGAAAGCGGGCCTGGATGCCCTGGCTCATCCTGACGGGGATGGTGTTTGTCTGGAGCCAGCCAGGCATTAAGGACAGCCTGGATGCCGTCTTCAGCCGCGATCTTCCGGTGCCCGGCTTGCACAACGAGATTCTCCGCGTGCCTCCCGTGGTTCCTGAAACCCCGGTCGCAAAGCCTGAGGCAGCCCTGTTCAAGCTGAACGCGCTGTCCACCACCGGCACTGCCATCCTCCTGGCCGCCCTGGTCTCAGGTCTCGTCATGGGATTCAGCCCGCTGCGCATGCTGCAGATCTGGCTGCGCACCATCATCAAGATCCGGCTCTCGCTCATCACCATCGCCTGCATGCTGGCATTGGGCTTCGTGACAAAGTACTCCGGGGCCGACGCCACGCTGGGTCTTGCCCTGGCAAAGACGGGTTGGCTTTACCCGTTCTTCGGCACGCTGCTGGGCTGGCTGGGCGTGGCGCTCACCGGGTCGGACACTGCGTCGAACGTGCTCTTTGGCTCCCTGCAAACCATCACAGCCCAGCAGGTGGGGGTGAGCCCGGTGCTCATGGCCTCTGCCAACAGCGTGGGCGGCGTCATGGGCAAGATGGTGGATGCCCAGAGCATCGTCGTAGCGAGCACCGCCGCGCAGGTGTTTGGCCAGGAGGGAGCCATTCTCCGCCGCGTCTTCTGGCACAGCCTGGTGCTGGCTTCGCTGGTCGGGGTACTGGTCTTCCTGCAAGCCTACGTGTGGCCGTTCACCCAGATGGTGGTGAAGTGA
- a CDS encoding DUF1328 family protein, whose amino-acid sequence MLSWTVTFLVVALIAAVLGFGGIAGAAAGVAKICFFIFLVFFLISLVTGRRTAP is encoded by the coding sequence ATGCTTTCCTGGACTGTTACATTCTTGGTAGTTGCTCTGATCGCGGCCGTGCTCGGTTTTGGTGGCATCGCTGGTGCCGCTGCCGGGGTCGCCAAAATCTGCTTCTTTATCTTTCTGGTCTTCTTCCTGATCTCGCTGGTCACCGGTCGAAGAACAGCTCCCTGA